Proteins from a single region of Catenulispora acidiphila DSM 44928:
- a CDS encoding carbohydrate-binding protein gives MPGFNRRAFIKTVGAGTAAVAVPVSSAPSRAGAASSASAAPAVLGETVTASGSWQVTASALGWTFSGAVGSSATGITTGSGTDPLGAYTETTFTFQSGARKGGIRVYNDASAVIFTDTYVKAAANSKPFPTFTGYPGLAHHLSHRDCFGKVQFNTFSGASDSPWVFFDAAGNTFVLSAANHFQEAQTTQGTDGSIAAGVLTSIATLPAGYTRQTILTAKAGVGAAYHAWGSALTTLAGKILPPNDSGAILSTLGYWTDNGADYYYKYDTSKGYTGTLLAVRDEWQSKQIPMGYMQLDSWWYPKGPTDTWNHVTEGTYLYQADAELFPDGLAAFHQQLGKPLVTHGRWMDSSSPYHGEYQFSNDVVIDPKFWQSVMDYLRAGGVAVYEQDWLCNNAKPAENLTDADAFFDNMAHSAAADGLDLQYCMALPRDYLQSTRYPNLTTIRVSDDRFDTSKWDVFLYDSQFAGALGIWPWVDVFMSGETNNLLLANLSAGPVGVGDALGKVNSANLFKVVRPDGVIVKPDVPIVPTDATYVGEAAGNLPAMVAATSVGHVGLKYGYVFAYARQTTPPQQTYQAENATLSGPVVATDNAGYTGTGYADYQNASNDYVQWTVQAATAGMYTLQFRYANGGTTNRPLAVTANGGSHTLPFAPTGSWTTWGVQALTVTLAKGSNTVRATATGSNGGNIDWLGVSQGTVPTGPSQTASFSLAALGLTGPAYAYDYFAGTGVAIAQGGSLTATVSTGTYWIVAPVGASGIAFLGDAGKFVAHGDKRIPHLSDDGQVHATLAFAPGEAPVTLHGHAPRQPTVTATTGSVGAVGYSAATGIFTVTVTAAAATGEAVITITP, from the coding sequence TTCCGCGTCAGCCGCACCGGCCGTCCTCGGCGAGACCGTCACCGCCTCCGGCAGCTGGCAGGTGACGGCCTCCGCCCTGGGCTGGACGTTCAGCGGCGCCGTCGGTTCGTCGGCGACGGGCATCACCACCGGCTCGGGAACCGATCCGCTGGGCGCCTACACCGAGACCACGTTCACCTTCCAGTCGGGAGCGAGGAAGGGCGGCATCCGCGTCTACAACGACGCCTCGGCGGTCATCTTCACCGACACCTACGTGAAGGCCGCGGCCAACTCCAAGCCGTTCCCGACGTTCACCGGCTACCCCGGGCTCGCCCACCACCTGAGCCACCGCGACTGCTTCGGCAAGGTGCAGTTCAACACCTTCTCCGGCGCGTCGGACAGCCCGTGGGTCTTCTTCGACGCCGCGGGCAACACCTTCGTCCTCTCGGCGGCGAACCACTTCCAGGAGGCGCAGACCACGCAAGGCACGGACGGCTCGATCGCGGCGGGCGTGCTCACCTCGATCGCCACCTTGCCGGCCGGCTACACCCGGCAGACGATCCTGACCGCGAAGGCCGGCGTCGGCGCGGCGTATCACGCGTGGGGGAGCGCCCTGACCACGCTGGCGGGCAAGATCCTGCCGCCCAACGACTCGGGCGCGATTCTCAGTACCCTGGGTTACTGGACCGACAACGGCGCGGACTACTACTACAAGTACGACACCTCGAAGGGCTACACCGGCACGCTGCTGGCCGTCCGCGACGAGTGGCAGTCCAAGCAGATCCCGATGGGCTACATGCAGCTCGACAGCTGGTGGTATCCGAAGGGTCCCACCGACACGTGGAACCATGTGACTGAGGGCACTTACCTGTACCAAGCCGACGCCGAGCTGTTCCCCGACGGCTTGGCCGCCTTCCATCAGCAGCTGGGCAAGCCTCTGGTCACGCACGGCCGGTGGATGGACTCCTCGAGTCCCTACCACGGTGAGTATCAGTTCTCGAACGACGTCGTGATCGACCCGAAGTTCTGGCAGAGCGTCATGGACTACCTGCGGGCGGGCGGCGTCGCCGTCTACGAGCAGGACTGGTTGTGCAACAACGCCAAACCCGCCGAGAACCTCACCGACGCCGACGCGTTCTTCGACAACATGGCGCACAGCGCCGCCGCCGACGGTCTGGACCTTCAGTACTGCATGGCGCTGCCCCGCGACTACCTGCAAAGCACGCGCTACCCCAACCTGACGACGATCCGGGTGAGCGACGACCGGTTCGACACCTCGAAGTGGGACGTGTTCCTGTACGACTCGCAGTTCGCCGGCGCGCTCGGGATATGGCCGTGGGTCGACGTGTTCATGAGCGGCGAGACGAACAACCTGCTGCTGGCGAACCTCTCGGCCGGACCGGTCGGCGTCGGCGACGCCTTGGGGAAGGTGAACTCCGCCAACCTGTTCAAGGTGGTGCGTCCGGACGGCGTGATCGTCAAGCCCGACGTGCCGATCGTCCCCACCGACGCCACCTACGTCGGCGAGGCAGCGGGGAACCTGCCCGCGATGGTCGCCGCCACGAGCGTCGGGCACGTCGGATTGAAGTACGGCTACGTCTTCGCCTACGCCCGGCAAACTACGCCGCCGCAGCAGACGTATCAGGCGGAGAACGCGACGCTGTCGGGACCGGTTGTCGCCACCGATAACGCCGGTTACACCGGTACCGGCTACGCCGACTACCAGAACGCCAGCAACGACTACGTCCAATGGACGGTCCAGGCGGCCACCGCGGGCATGTACACCTTGCAGTTCCGCTACGCCAACGGCGGCACGACGAACCGGCCGCTCGCCGTCACGGCCAACGGCGGCTCCCACACGCTGCCCTTCGCCCCGACCGGTTCCTGGACCACCTGGGGCGTCCAGGCGCTGACCGTCACGCTCGCCAAGGGCTCCAATACCGTCCGCGCGACCGCCACCGGTTCGAACGGCGGCAACATCGACTGGCTCGGCGTCAGCCAGGGCACCGTCCCCACCGGCCCGTCGCAGACCGCCTCGTTCAGCCTCGCGGCGCTCGGCCTGACCGGCCCGGCCTACGCCTACGACTACTTCGCCGGCACCGGCGTCGCCATCGCCCAAGGCGGCAGCCTGACCGCCACTGTCAGCACCGGCACCTACTGGATCGTCGCCCCGGTCGGCGCCTCCGGCATCGCCTTCCTCGGCGACGCCGGCAAGTTCGTCGCCCACGGCGACAAGCGCATCCCGCACCTCAGCGACGACGGCCAAGTCCACGCCACGCTGGCCTTCGCACCCGGCGAAGCACCCGTGACACTGCACGGCCACGCCCCGCGCCAACCCACCGTCACCGCGACCACCGGCAGCGTCGGCGCGGTCGGCTACAGCGCGGCAACCGGCATCTTCACCGTCACCGTCACCGCGGCGGCGGCGACCGGCGAAGCAGTCATCACCATCACTCCCTGA
- a CDS encoding response regulator yields MSALRVLIVDDDDLMRAGLCAVLSSDTTIEVVAEAADGHAAVQAAARVLPDVILMDVRMPVLDGIAATRQIVAAWPRARVLILTTFEDDDYVYGALAAGASGFLLKRTRPEHLIAAIHTIAGGEALLSPAVTRTVIDRMIEQPARDPRTMRRLSALTPRERDVLELVARGLSNPEIAQTLVVSESTVKTHMKRILDKLDLRDRVQAVILAYEAGVTRPGSAKPVRE; encoded by the coding sequence GTGAGCGCCCTGCGCGTGCTGATCGTCGACGACGACGACCTGATGCGGGCCGGGCTGTGCGCGGTGCTGTCCAGCGACACGACGATCGAGGTGGTCGCCGAGGCCGCCGACGGACACGCCGCGGTCCAGGCCGCGGCGCGGGTCCTGCCCGACGTCATCCTGATGGACGTGCGCATGCCGGTCCTGGACGGCATCGCCGCGACCCGGCAGATCGTCGCCGCCTGGCCGCGCGCCCGCGTCCTCATCCTGACCACCTTCGAGGACGACGACTACGTCTACGGCGCCCTCGCCGCCGGCGCCTCCGGCTTCCTGCTCAAGCGCACCCGCCCCGAGCACCTGATCGCCGCGATCCACACCATCGCCGGCGGCGAGGCGCTCCTGTCCCCCGCCGTCACCCGAACCGTCATCGACCGGATGATCGAGCAGCCCGCCCGCGACCCCCGCACGATGCGCCGACTCAGTGCTCTGACACCTCGCGAGCGCGACGTCCTGGAACTGGTGGCGCGCGGACTGTCCAACCCCGAGATCGCGCAGACACTCGTCGTCAGCGAGTCGACCGTCAAGACCCACATGAAGCGCATCCTGGACAAGCTCGACCTGCGCGACCGCGTCCAAGCGGTCATCTTGGCCTACGAAGCCGGAGTCACACGGCCTGGAAGCGCCAAGCCGGTCAGGGAGTGA
- a CDS encoding sensor histidine kinase: protein MRRREVLIDAGICALTLAGTVAMLGIGGWGSSGSTGSPGPAVHGLDLLGAALALASALPLLLRRSAPLAAYVLTSAASVALVELGYSLDAPIAQLVAVYTLAGTFDGEQQRRRRWPVMAAAAVFIPLTAGVYAGRGDGVRDALPAMVGWALVFVGLWIAGEPGRWRRWAAILAAAVFIPGTVASYAARDADAGVVVPAMASWALVFSGVWIAGDRARYRRRRLAELQERAERAERDAERDRRLAAAEERTRIARELHDSAGHAINVILVQAGAARLLHDRDPARSRQAVEVIEDVARATLTEIGHLVLALREDQGIQPPAPVEPAAFEELLERHRDNGLTIAADVHGSREALPGSVAWAAYRILQEALTNAARHGPGNAEVVLAFGTEAVEVTVTNPALAPAAAPASGGHGIIGMRERALLLGGTLHAQATGAGFRLHARLPKRREAA from the coding sequence GTGAGACGGCGAGAAGTCCTGATCGACGCGGGTATCTGTGCCCTGACACTCGCCGGTACGGTGGCGATGCTCGGCATCGGCGGATGGGGCTCGTCGGGCTCGACCGGCTCGCCGGGTCCGGCCGTCCACGGCTTGGATCTCCTCGGCGCGGCGCTGGCGTTGGCGTCAGCGCTTCCGCTCCTCCTGCGCCGGAGCGCGCCGCTGGCGGCCTACGTGCTGACCAGTGCGGCGAGCGTGGCGTTGGTAGAGCTCGGATACTCCCTCGACGCGCCGATCGCGCAACTGGTCGCGGTCTACACCCTCGCCGGGACCTTCGACGGCGAGCAGCAGCGCCGGCGGCGGTGGCCGGTGATGGCCGCCGCGGCAGTGTTCATCCCGCTGACCGCGGGGGTCTACGCCGGCCGCGGCGACGGGGTGCGCGACGCGCTTCCGGCGATGGTCGGCTGGGCGCTGGTGTTCGTCGGCCTGTGGATCGCCGGGGAGCCGGGCAGGTGGCGGCGCTGGGCGGCGATCCTGGCCGCCGCGGTCTTCATCCCCGGGACCGTCGCCTCCTACGCCGCCCGCGACGCCGACGCCGGAGTGGTCGTGCCCGCGATGGCGAGCTGGGCGCTGGTCTTCAGCGGCGTGTGGATCGCCGGCGACCGGGCCCGCTACCGCCGCCGGCGGCTGGCCGAGCTCCAGGAGCGGGCCGAGCGCGCCGAACGGGACGCCGAACGCGACCGGCGGCTGGCCGCCGCCGAGGAGCGGACGCGGATCGCCCGCGAATTGCACGACTCCGCCGGGCACGCCATCAACGTGATCCTGGTCCAGGCCGGCGCGGCCCGGCTGCTCCACGATCGGGATCCGGCGCGCTCCCGGCAGGCCGTGGAGGTCATCGAGGACGTGGCGCGCGCCACCCTCACCGAGATCGGCCACCTGGTGCTGGCCCTGCGCGAGGACCAGGGGATCCAGCCGCCCGCGCCGGTCGAGCCGGCCGCCTTCGAGGAGCTGCTGGAGCGCCACCGCGACAACGGTCTGACCATCGCCGCCGATGTGCACGGCTCCCGCGAGGCCCTGCCGGGCAGCGTCGCGTGGGCGGCGTACCGGATCCTGCAGGAGGCGCTGACGAACGCGGCCCGCCACGGTCCCGGGAACGCCGAGGTGGTCCTCGCCTTCGGGACCGAAGCCGTCGAGGTCACCGTTACCAACCCGGCGCTCGCCCCGGCCGCCGCGCCGGCCTCCGGCGGCCACGGGATCATCGGCATGCGGGAGCGCGCCCTGCTGCTGGGCGGCACGCTGCACGCGCAGGCCACGGGAGCCGGCTTCCGGCTGCACGCCCGGCTCCCGAAACGGCGGGAGGCGGCGTGA
- a CDS encoding MMPL family transporter — MAGSVRKGPTDRRGLFDRLATWALRHRRRAVAAWLVVMVAAVVGSQAAGSRYHNDVSLPGTESQRALDLLQQQAPVQAGATIQIVLQDPKGLGADRDQVAAMLVRVKVLPHVAATLSPFARAGTVSADQTVGYATVVLDGQVQDVPAAAVHRIIDTARQSAVHGLRIELAGDAVTTAEGGGGAPAEFVGLIAALVILVLMFGSVLAAGLPVVVAVFAVGTASGLLIAASHVVDVADFTTSLTVLVGLGVGIDYALVLFSRYRSELIAGASDEHAMRTALNTAGRTVLFAGGTVIIALSGLAVLGLGALQGVAVAVALTVLITMLASLTLLPALLAVLSRRIRAGLLRRAAKGRARPAEGERWRRWAAFVQRRPAALAALGLAAMAALALPAADMRLGIADAGNAATSTTSRQAYDLLTRGFGPGFNGPLVLVVDGDPAAAAQARAEIAKVAGVAAMVPASGDDTVAGKSGTAGKSGTAGGTGGTGGSGTTSETGGTGGSGTASEIGGSGTAGGTGGSGTAGGTGETGKSGAAGGTGESGAAGAAGKSGTAGGTGGSGGTGGSGGTTGSASAITTALVIPSAKPQAAATQQLVTRLRTDVLPALAHRTGATFLIGGPTAATVDFAEAVKSRLAVFAVVVIGLSMLLLAIVFRSLVIPLKAALLNLLSVGASLGVITAVFQHGTLGSLIGVEPGPVEVYVPVMIFAIAFGLSMDYEVFLLSRMREEWDRSHDAPRAVREGIATTGRIVTAAAAIMVVIFASFILDPNRLLKQFGLGLATAVLLDALVIRCLILPAAMQLLGRRAWWLPARLERWLPHMRLDAEPSTGQDMTVHPAEGSAVSGR, encoded by the coding sequence ATGGCTGGATCGGTACGCAAAGGGCCCACAGATCGGCGAGGACTGTTCGACAGGCTGGCCACCTGGGCGCTGCGGCACCGGCGCCGGGCGGTGGCCGCGTGGCTCGTCGTCATGGTGGCGGCGGTGGTCGGCTCGCAGGCGGCGGGCAGCCGCTACCACAACGACGTGTCACTGCCGGGAACCGAGTCGCAGCGGGCGTTGGACCTGTTGCAGCAGCAGGCGCCGGTCCAGGCCGGCGCCACGATCCAGATCGTGCTCCAGGACCCGAAAGGGCTCGGCGCCGACCGGGATCAGGTGGCGGCGATGCTGGTCCGGGTCAAGGTTCTGCCCCACGTCGCAGCCACGCTGAGCCCGTTCGCCCGAGCCGGCACGGTGAGTGCGGACCAGACCGTCGGCTACGCCACCGTCGTCCTGGACGGCCAGGTACAGGACGTCCCGGCCGCCGCGGTGCACCGGATCATCGACACTGCCCGCCAATCCGCGGTCCACGGTCTGCGGATCGAGTTGGCCGGTGACGCCGTCACCACGGCGGAGGGCGGGGGAGGAGCGCCGGCGGAGTTCGTGGGTCTGATCGCCGCCCTGGTCATCCTGGTGCTGATGTTCGGCTCCGTCCTGGCCGCCGGGCTGCCCGTCGTGGTGGCCGTCTTCGCGGTCGGCACGGCCAGCGGCCTGCTCATCGCGGCCTCGCACGTCGTCGACGTCGCCGACTTCACCACGTCGCTGACCGTCCTGGTGGGTCTCGGCGTGGGCATCGACTACGCGCTGGTGCTGTTCTCCCGGTATCGCAGTGAACTGATAGCCGGTGCGTCCGACGAACACGCGATGCGCACCGCGTTGAACACCGCCGGCCGCACGGTCCTGTTCGCCGGCGGCACCGTGATCATCGCGTTGTCCGGACTCGCGGTGCTCGGGTTGGGCGCGCTGCAAGGGGTCGCCGTGGCCGTCGCGCTGACGGTGCTCATCACGATGCTGGCGTCGCTGACGCTGCTGCCCGCGCTGCTGGCCGTCCTGTCCCGACGGATTCGGGCAGGTCTGCTACGGCGGGCGGCCAAGGGGCGAGCACGCCCCGCCGAGGGAGAGCGCTGGCGCCGCTGGGCGGCCTTCGTCCAGCGGCGGCCGGCCGCACTGGCCGCGCTGGGCCTGGCCGCGATGGCCGCGCTGGCCCTGCCGGCGGCGGACATGCGGCTGGGCATCGCCGACGCCGGCAACGCGGCGACGTCGACCACCAGCCGCCAGGCGTACGACCTGCTGACGCGCGGGTTCGGACCGGGCTTCAACGGCCCGCTGGTACTGGTCGTCGACGGCGACCCGGCAGCGGCCGCGCAGGCGCGCGCCGAGATCGCGAAGGTGGCGGGCGTCGCCGCGATGGTGCCGGCGTCGGGCGACGACACCGTTGCTGGAAAGAGCGGCACGGCTGGCAAGAGCGGCACGGCTGGCGGGACCGGCGGAACCGGCGGGAGCGGCACGACCAGCGAGACCGGCGGAACCGGCGGGAGCGGCACGGCCAGCGAGATCGGCGGGAGCGGCACGGCCGGTGGGACCGGCGGGAGCGGCACGGCCGGTGGGACCGGCGAGACCGGCAAGAGCGGCGCAGCCGGTGGGACTGGCGAGAGCGGCGCAGCCGGCGCGGCTGGCAAGAGCGGCACGGCTGGCGGGACCGGCGGATCCGGTGGAACCGGCGGGAGCGGCGGCACCACCGGGTCCGCCTCCGCGATCACCACGGCCCTGGTCATCCCGTCCGCCAAGCCGCAGGCCGCCGCCACTCAGCAGTTGGTCACGCGGCTGCGGACCGACGTCCTGCCGGCGCTGGCGCACCGGACCGGTGCGACCTTCCTGATCGGCGGGCCGACGGCGGCGACCGTCGACTTCGCCGAGGCGGTGAAGAGCCGCCTGGCCGTGTTCGCCGTGGTCGTGATCGGGTTGTCGATGCTGCTGCTCGCGATTGTGTTCCGCTCACTGGTGATCCCGCTGAAGGCCGCGCTCCTGAATCTGCTCAGTGTCGGCGCCTCCCTGGGGGTGATCACCGCGGTGTTCCAGCACGGCACGCTCGGCTCGCTGATCGGCGTCGAGCCCGGACCGGTCGAGGTCTACGTGCCGGTGATGATCTTCGCGATCGCCTTCGGTCTGTCCATGGACTACGAGGTCTTCCTGCTGTCCCGGATGCGCGAGGAATGGGACCGGAGCCATGACGCGCCGCGCGCGGTCCGCGAGGGCATCGCGACCACCGGCCGCATCGTGACCGCCGCGGCGGCCATCATGGTCGTGATCTTCGCGTCCTTCATCCTGGACCCGAACCGCCTGCTCAAGCAGTTCGGCTTGGGCCTGGCCACAGCCGTCCTGCTGGACGCGCTCGTCATCCGCTGCCTGATCCTGCCCGCCGCGATGCAGCTGCTCGGGCGCCGTGCGTGGTGGCTCCCCGCTCGCTTGGAGAGGTGGCTGCCGCACATGCGCCTCGACGCGGAGCCATCGACCGGGCAGGACATGACGGTCCACCCGGCCGAGGGCAGCGCCGTATCAGGACGCTGA
- a CDS encoding S1 RNA-binding domain-containing protein, which translates to MPHQDGAHSAWDLFVAGHEVGDVLIAPVTKAVPVGVFVRLSKTIEGLVHQDSLSGAPDVGDLLRVRIDEIDRTRRRVRLSAS; encoded by the coding sequence ATGCCGCACCAGGACGGAGCTCACAGCGCCTGGGACCTGTTCGTCGCCGGCCACGAGGTCGGCGACGTCCTCATCGCACCGGTGACGAAGGCTGTGCCGGTCGGCGTCTTCGTCCGGCTCTCCAAGACGATCGAGGGCCTGGTCCATCAGGACAGCCTCTCCGGCGCGCCCGACGTCGGCGATCTGCTCAGAGTGCGCATCGACGAGATCGACCGGACGCGCCGTCGGGTGCGGCTGTCAGCGTCCTGA
- a CDS encoding NAD(P)H-binding protein, protein MIVVIGATGSVGKETVRLLRAAGHDVTAVTRNPSGADFPDGVRVAGGDPSRPGTLSAVWQGAEAVLISPRAAGAAAAELLADAAAHGVRRVSVISAATIDYPAGEPRFVLGFRAVESAARNSGLAWTFLRCADFAANALAWAPQLRVTGLVRAAFPDAATSPIHHRDIAEVAVSALTGPDHDGQAYVLTGPASLTQRDKVALISEATGRRLTLVEAAPDEIRAQMIAQGLPEEMPDRLLGSLADYAREPGPTTDTVAKLLGRPALDFATWAAENSAAFLG, encoded by the coding sequence ATGATCGTGGTCATCGGTGCCACCGGATCCGTGGGGAAGGAGACGGTCCGACTGCTGCGGGCAGCCGGGCACGACGTGACAGCCGTGACCCGGAATCCCTCCGGCGCGGACTTCCCCGACGGGGTCCGCGTGGCCGGCGGGGATCCGTCCCGACCCGGCACGCTGTCCGCGGTGTGGCAGGGAGCGGAGGCGGTGCTGATCAGTCCGCGGGCGGCCGGCGCCGCCGCGGCCGAACTGCTGGCCGACGCCGCCGCGCACGGCGTGCGGCGCGTGAGCGTCATCTCCGCGGCCACCATCGACTACCCGGCCGGCGAACCACGCTTCGTGCTCGGATTCCGCGCGGTCGAGAGCGCCGCCCGGAATTCCGGCCTGGCGTGGACCTTCCTGCGCTGCGCCGACTTCGCGGCCAACGCCCTGGCCTGGGCACCGCAGCTCCGTGTCACCGGCCTCGTGCGGGCCGCCTTCCCCGACGCCGCCACGTCCCCGATCCACCACCGGGACATCGCCGAGGTCGCCGTCAGCGCGCTCACCGGTCCCGATCACGACGGACAGGCCTACGTGCTCACCGGCCCGGCGTCCTTGACCCAACGCGACAAGGTCGCCCTGATCAGCGAAGCCACCGGCCGGCGTCTGACTCTCGTGGAAGCAGCCCCGGATGAGATCCGAGCCCAGATGATCGCGCAGGGACTTCCCGAAGAGATGCCGGACCGGCTGCTCGGCTCGCTCGCCGACTACGCCCGCGAACCCGGACCCACCACCGACACCGTCGCCAAGCTCCTCGGTCGCCCCGCCCTCGATTTCGCCACCTGGGCCGCCGAGAACTCCGCCGCTTTCCTGGGCTGA
- a CDS encoding Lrp/AsnC family transcriptional regulator, whose translation MALATANSVLSLQDQRLIAVLQHDARVTAEKAAAVLDLSPAVVRRRWQAMCADGTLRVVISPIARPRTGGLTGAQLLHIRVRRDKIDAVARSLAARDDVPFVDITTAGDEIEAIAATRPGSRDPLVFHLLPSTPAVVSVEAATILHVLRVTSEWRHQVLGAEEVSALTLAEPQSGIGIGTGTGIGNGTATGLAPDGPYGIETDAQERAIIDVLTPDARLPAVAVAARTGLPESTVRRRISRLTDEGRLITQVLVDPRRLGLNLDARLKLRVTPDHLDRAARALAAHPAVHGAFATSGPSNLSLHVWFPDPAALYDFLARDVTGLGIASVETTLVAHWIKRPF comes from the coding sequence ATGGCACTTGCAACGGCGAATTCCGTTCTATCGCTGCAGGATCAGCGGCTGATCGCGGTCCTGCAGCACGACGCCCGCGTCACCGCCGAGAAGGCCGCCGCCGTCCTGGACCTGAGCCCGGCTGTCGTGCGGCGGCGCTGGCAGGCGATGTGCGCGGACGGCACCCTGCGGGTGGTGATCTCCCCGATCGCGCGCCCGCGCACGGGCGGCCTGACCGGCGCACAGCTGCTGCACATCCGGGTACGCAGGGACAAGATCGACGCCGTCGCCCGCTCCCTGGCGGCGCGCGACGACGTGCCGTTCGTCGACATCACGACGGCCGGGGACGAGATCGAGGCCATCGCCGCGACGCGTCCCGGCTCACGCGACCCCTTGGTCTTCCACCTGCTCCCGTCGACGCCGGCCGTCGTGTCGGTGGAGGCGGCCACCATCTTGCACGTCCTGCGCGTCACGTCGGAATGGCGCCACCAGGTGCTCGGCGCCGAGGAAGTCAGCGCACTGACGCTCGCCGAGCCGCAAAGCGGAATCGGAATCGGAACCGGAACCGGAATCGGAAACGGGACCGCGACCGGGCTCGCCCCGGACGGTCCCTATGGCATCGAGACCGACGCGCAGGAACGAGCCATCATCGACGTTCTCACCCCCGACGCCCGCCTGCCCGCGGTCGCCGTCGCCGCACGCACCGGTCTCCCGGAGTCGACGGTCCGCCGCCGCATCAGCCGCCTGACCGACGAAGGGCGCCTCATCACCCAGGTACTGGTGGACCCCAGGCGCCTCGGCCTGAACCTCGACGCCCGCCTCAAGCTCCGCGTCACCCCCGACCACCTGGACCGCGCCGCCCGAGCCCTCGCCGCGCACCCCGCCGTGCACGGCGCCTTCGCCACGTCCGGTCCGAGCAACCTGAGCTTGCACGTGTGGTTCCCCGACCCGGCCGCCCTCTACGACTTCCTCGCCCGCGACGTCACCGGACTGGGCATCGCATCGGTGGAGACCACCCTCGTCGCCCACTGGATCAAACGGCCTTTTTAG
- a CDS encoding ROK family protein, producing the protein MGHTAGREQGLAVALDIGGTKTAAAVVSDRGEILGSATMATRDGDVDPLARMERLVVQAAGPVGLDRVSGLGISSAGPVDLASGTVAPVNIPELRGLPLLERMAALVPGRPARLLGDGLAAAAGEHWIGAGRGCEDLLAIVVSTGVGGGFVLRGRLHGGASGNAGHVGHAPVVIDGEPCPCGGAGCPEVYASGPSMVAFAVRNGWRTDARADGEALAQAARRGEPAAVLAFERGAGALAAMIAAAAATCDVRRVIVGGGVAGAGAVLMDPLRRSLGRYLSLAFLAGLEVVPAGLGARASLVGAAAAVHRPDRYALGEVTASVVRSSPSRNGTGAVTT; encoded by the coding sequence ATGGGGCACACGGCTGGGCGGGAGCAGGGCCTGGCGGTCGCGCTCGACATCGGCGGGACCAAGACCGCCGCCGCCGTGGTCTCCGACCGCGGCGAAATCCTGGGCTCGGCCACGATGGCCACCCGGGATGGGGACGTCGATCCGTTGGCGAGGATGGAACGGCTGGTGGTGCAAGCCGCCGGACCGGTGGGCCTGGATCGGGTGTCCGGGTTGGGAATCAGCTCGGCGGGACCGGTAGATCTGGCGTCCGGCACCGTCGCGCCGGTGAACATTCCGGAGCTGCGCGGCCTGCCGCTGCTCGAACGCATGGCGGCGCTGGTCCCCGGACGCCCGGCGCGCTTGCTCGGCGACGGCTTGGCTGCGGCTGCCGGAGAACACTGGATCGGTGCGGGGCGGGGGTGTGAGGATCTGCTGGCCATCGTGGTGTCGACCGGAGTCGGCGGCGGCTTCGTGCTGCGAGGCCGGTTGCACGGTGGGGCGTCGGGCAACGCCGGCCATGTCGGTCACGCGCCGGTGGTGATCGACGGTGAGCCGTGTCCGTGCGGGGGCGCCGGATGCCCGGAGGTCTACGCGAGCGGACCGTCGATGGTGGCGTTCGCGGTCCGCAACGGTTGGCGGACGGACGCGCGCGCCGACGGCGAGGCGTTGGCGCAGGCCGCTCGCCGCGGGGAGCCGGCCGCGGTGCTGGCGTTCGAGCGCGGTGCCGGCGCGCTGGCGGCCATGATCGCCGCCGCCGCGGCGACGTGCGACGTGCGCCGGGTGATCGTCGGGGGCGGGGTCGCCGGCGCCGGGGCTGTGTTGATGGACCCGTTGCGCCGGTCGCTGGGCAGGTATCTCTCGCTGGCGTTCCTTGCCGGTCTTGAAGTCGTTCCGGCAGGGCTGGGCGCGCGGGCCAGCCTGGTGGGTGCGGCGGCGGCCGTGCACCGGCCGGATCGGTATGCCTTGGGGGAGGTCACCGCGTCGGTGGTGCGTTCCTCGCCGTCCCGGAACGGAACCGGCGCCGTCACGACCTGA